GGGTAAAACCAGCCATTTTCCCCAGTTTGGGTGACTTTTGTCAAAGCCAGTCCCCTTTTCCATTAGCACTGCAAAATAGAAGCATGGAAGTGATATATACCTGGAACATTACTTGAAAGACATATTTGCAAACACCTGATCTTTCatggaaatgattttcttcatGGGCACATGAATTTTTTCCCGTTTCGACTATAGTTGTTGCTTCCCTATATGCAAGAGGCACATAGGACCCCTGCTCTGCATCCGTCTCCACACGATGACCATTAAAATCTCTCCAACTTCGGTGATACTGATAACATCCATAAATGGAGAGCACCGATCCAAACTACcaaaaaagaatttgaaactATAAGGTACAGAGAGACACGAACGACAAATATTTATGTACATCTGGGGCTatacttccaaaaaaaaaaacagaaatatTCCATTCAAGGGGCATGTTTTTCTTTCTGACCACTTGCAACCATAATGTGTGATTTTGTGTTGGTGAATAGAGATATTTATCAAACCCAGTTGGAATTTTGTGAGCTTCAGTGAGAAAATTTCTAAGACATGAATTACAAGGAATTACCCCAAAGTAAACGGTAATCATAGCAAAAGTCCACCTGGAGTCAGAAATCACAATCAAAAGTTATTTTACTGAAGGCAGAAATGTTTAATCAAACTTGCATTAAATAATACAATGGCCAAAACATTAAAATTAATGGTGTGTAATTATAGGTCAATTACTTAACAGCAACATTTGTAAAGCGTATAGATTTCCCCAGACATCTATGATAAAGCTTTGTCAAGtttgggttaaaaaaaaaaaatgaacagcAGAAAATTTGATTATCTTTGACTACGAAAGTAAAGAAACTTGACAACTATTTGAAGAAGCACAGAGGccatttcataaaaataaaagtaattcaAATTGTTTTGTATTCAAGATGAGTTTGCAAAACTAACAGGAAAAACACAACCACCACTTTGATCCGATTGATGTATACATTCTACTCACTATTTATATGGCACAATTTACCCAACTAATGATGTCCTTACCACTTGATTTGTAGATAAACAAGCTAAGAATTCTCAAACAACAAAAAGTTCTATAAAGCAATGAATCATGCTTAAAAGAGTGACATAATTTTTTCCATTAGAAAATCCATATCATCAAAGTACTCCAAGTCTCCAACTACATGATGAAcctttagaaaagaaaaaaaacttaaCTGAGTATAGTAGTAAAACATGCCAGCTCCATGGACGTCAAGATCAATAATGAGTATAACCAAGAGCAAAGAGAATGCCATAATTCGGAAAGAAAACAACCAAATGGGGTGTATTTGTTTAATACATGGCCTCCAAGTCTCATCATTGTAAAGAGAGTGAGCTATTTTTTGCTGAGCTTCTGCTCTGTCAGCTGATTTCCAATGGTTGGGaacttcatatttccatataatgtATGATGCTATAACCATAGGCGTCAAAACCCATATTGCACAAAGCAAGACCCTCCAGTTCAACCAATAACTCAGTGCGGTAGTATCACTAGTCACCACCAAATCCATCCTGTTAAAACATTAATTCAAGCTGTTAATCTTACTTTTGTTCATTGTTCGCTTCATCATTTAATAGCATCAACCAatttattcataaattattgCATTGataaacataatgaaaacaatcCACGAAAGGgggcaattttgaaaaaaatgatgataatattaGCAGAACCCttctcagaaaaaaaaaaaaaaaaaaaaacccatgacCAATTATGAGCATTCTTATGTTGGGTAAGATATAAATGGAAAGGGAAAAAAGGAAAATGACCACCAAATAAATTGATCATCTCTATCGTCAAAGGGAACAAGTACGAAATGTAAACCGagcattcaaatttcaaattgcaGAACGTTTAACTCCAACATCAAATCAAGGCTCTGTAATTGATCGCTTGGAACTTACCCTTTAGACTCCACCTATAAACACACAGCCTTTGCAAACTACAGAAGATCATACACgcgcacagagagagagagagagagagagagagagagagaggatggatCTCTTGGTCAGAGAGAACGGGGCTCCGCCGATCGGACTTTTGGAATTTGGATAGTCAAAGATTAAAACGACGTAGTCATAAAAATCACATCCacacattttcttaattttgtttGCACACATTCATTCTTATAAAATTGATATAAAAtatgcagaaaaataaatagagatgagataAAAATTTACATGGTTCGCCTATGCCTATTCCACGGGAGGATGAGATAAAAAATTTTGCTATCTCAGAgagaattataagatgatttggaaccgaTTTTGTACAAAATATATTTCCTCTTTATCTCTCTTCTACTCTTATCCTCATTATATATCTACTTCCTTCAAgcatgaaatgtattttcaagcATACAATGCGTGTCTTTAAATGAGATGGAGATgatgcccttttatagggcaataaggatagCAAAATATTTATGGGGTGGAAAAATGAAGGGGTGACAGTCATTAAAACCttatgattttcataatactCCCCCTTGAGTGTCACTTATATATTAACTTCTtctattaaaatattaaagatgTCTCATTCCGATAAGATGATCCAATTGAATTTTGTAGTAGACAAAGTTTTGATGAACAAATCaattagattatcacttgattggaTCTGCTGAACATTTATATTACCATTCTTTTGGAGTTTGTGTATAAAAGAATTTTAAAGAGATATGCTTTATTTTGTCACCTTTTATGTATCCTCCTTTTAGGTGAGTTATACATGTAACATTatcttcatataaaactattggaatatccttgattgattgaagacacCAATTTGCTTTGATATGAGAAATTATTTATATAAGTCACGcgcattctctactagcttcatggataACTAGTATATTTCAGAATGATTAGAGGATATTGCTATAATTGTTTGTTTTACTTATTTCCAAGATATAACTGTTCTttcgtaaagaaatacatatctaatttgagatttagcattgtgaggatcaaATAGCAGATATCCaacatctgcatatcctactagttgaaaTTTGGAATCATATTAGTAGAATAAATCCAAATcatatgtacctctcaaatagcatAAAGTGTGCTTAATTACATTCCAGTGTCGTTAAGTAGGAGTAAAGCtatatcttactagtagatttacaCCAAATGCAATGGcgggtcttgtacaattggccaAATACGTTAAAGAGCcgataacacttaaatatggAACTTCGGGACCAAGTAATTCTTCCCCCTCGTCATGAGGTTGAAATGGATCagtcttaacatcaagtgatcacaccatcattggagatctcAAAGGATAAAttttgtccatatagaattgccttaataccttttcggtatatttagattgatgaacaaaaattttgccatttacatgttcaatttgtaggtcaagacaatatttttttctttcctaatctttcatctcaaattctgccACTAAaaattagcagctttagtgagctctttagGAGTCTCgactaaattcaaatcattaacataaacagcaattataccaaatatggattatgatcttttaataaaaacgcatggacaaattggatcatttatgaatacTTCTTttacaaggtactcacttaattgaTTGTACCACTTGTGTCcaaattgctttaatccatataaagaacgttggagtttgattgaatataaatttctgggTTTTGCTTCAGGATATTTAATTCCTTAAAGAATTTTCATATAAATATCACTATTgaacgatccatataggtatgttgttactacgtccataagacaCATGCTCAATTGTTCAGCGATTGTCAGTACAATTAAGAAtttgaaagtgattccatccattacgggagaatatgtctcctcataatcaattttgGGTTTCTTCAAGAAACCTTGTgtcacaagtcttgctttatattGAGTAATTTTATTATATTCATTTCGCTTTCTTATAAATACCCATTTATATCCAACGGGctggacatcttctggtgtctggACTACAAGTACAAAAAattctctttttgatagagagtttaattaTGATGTATTGCCTCATTCTATTTCagtcaatcacttctatatcaacattcattaatagatttaagtttaggatcctcattacttctggtaatgttagTAGCTattgcatatgcaaatgtgttgttgacaataattttatttctatcccacatttctcatgtgtaatgaattgagatctcattattatttccaggtacctatcccttttcaagggatgtattttcatgaattttctcttcaggagattcctcttcagAAGGTtctataatagggatttcatttttaggAGAAATTGGGTTGTGAATGTCGAATGAGTTATCCACATCTGTAACCTTTTCTAGAGTGTTCacagatttcaattttcttcttcttggagttttatcttttgcacaaACATGCCTTCCACACTTAACTTGTTGTTTAGGTTCATTAGCCAACTGTTATCTTTCAcggacatcaatacgtgctggaatatttgcagcaagtatatgagattttaatatggccTTAGTATTTGCAAAAGAATCAGGTAACTGATTTGAAATCCCTTGCAAATGTGTAATCTTTTGAACTTAAAGTTCTctttgatttgtgcgagaatctaaatgagataaactcatgacattccatgtgatttcatgttgtgcttttGGTATtgattttgctccccctaatgtagggaatattacttcatcaaaatgacaatcttgaaaccatactttaaacaaatcacctatTAAAGGTttaagatatctaataatagaaggagaatcaaaaccaacatagataccaagttTACATTGAGGATTCATTTTAGTTTTTggaggaggggcaataggaacatatactacaCAACAAAAAGTtctcaaataaaaaatatcaGGTTGTTGTCTAGAAACTAATTGCATGAGTGAAAGTTCATAGTAAGCTATTGGCCTTATACGAACTAAGCATGCaacatgaagaatagcatgtccccaaacagATAAAGACAATTTGGTTATGATAATCATAGGttagcaatgagttgaagtctctttataaaaaatttagctaaaccattttgtgtatgggtatgagcaatgggatgttcaacatctattccgaGTGACATGCAATAGATATCAAAAGTTTGAGATGTAAATTCACTAGCATTATCCAaataaattgatttaattggataatc
This Malania oleifera isolate guangnan ecotype guangnan chromosome 11, ASM2987363v1, whole genome shotgun sequence DNA region includes the following protein-coding sequences:
- the LOC131168464 gene encoding uncharacterized protein LOC131168464 isoform X2, with translation MDLVVTSDTTALSYWLNWRVLLCAIWVLTPMVIASYIIWKYEVPNHWKSADRAEAQQKIAHSLYNDETWRPCIKQIHPIWLFSFRIMAFSLLLVILIIDLDVHGAGMFYYYTQLSFFSFLKVHHFGSVLSIYGCYQYHRSWRDFNGHRVETDAEQGSYVPLAYREATTIVETGKNSCAHEENHFHERSGVCKYVFQVMFQMSAGAVMLTDCIYWFIIFPFLTIKDYNLNFLTVIMHSVNAVMLLGDTALNCLPLPWFRITYFILWTGFFVIFQWIIHACVTIWWPYPFLDLSSPNAPLWYLLVALMHIPCYGVFALIVKLKHYLLSTYFPQSYQCAR
- the LOC131168464 gene encoding uncharacterized protein LOC131168464 isoform X1, which gives rise to MDLVVTSDTTALSYWLNWRVLLCAIWVLTPMVIASYIIWKYEVPNHWKSADRAEAQQKIAHSLYNDETWRPCIKQIHPIWLFSFRIMAFSLLLVILIIDLDVHGAGMFYYYTQWTFAMITVYFGFGSVLSIYGCYQYHRSWRDFNGHRVETDAEQGSYVPLAYREATTIVETGKNSCAHEENHFHERSGVCKYVFQVMFQMSAGAVMLTDCIYWFIIFPFLTIKDYNLNFLTVIMHSVNAVMLLGDTALNCLPLPWFRITYFILWTGFFVIFQWIIHACVTIWWPYPFLDLSSPNAPLWYLLVALMHIPCYGVFALIVKLKHYLLSTYFPQSYQCAR